The proteins below are encoded in one region of Candidatus Moraniibacteriota bacterium:
- a CDS encoding extracellular solute-binding protein, with translation MRTLTKKYFFAFTLLIIGAVSLSGCGFKSTPPQGYKVNLEVWGVVDDSDAYSELFAQYKSINPYIGSIIYRKMSAETYQEDLLNALASGNGPDIFMIRNAWRSTFEDKIVPMPDSSVAEKFYRDSFVDVVADDFISKNQIYSAPLSVDSLGLYYNKDLFNAVGIVNPPTTWEEVVDMVGRLNRVDKFGNIIQSGIALGTGDNINRSSDVLLTLMLQKYVDIGNTQGGRVSFADLKAESALAFYNQFADIRSRVYSWNPRLHYSVDAFYEGTLGMMLNYSWRYDELKKKNSKFNFGVAPLPQFAGEKPVNFANYWGFVVAKNKTILADQSTTVDALQQNTLRIHEAWQFIRYMTFPHTNNMMTLTNGLANTSKDFTLTFDPAKKYLEKTRKPAARRDLISTQKTDSALAPFAFGNLIAKNGYQGSPETVTSALLEAINAVNRGETRMNEALSLATNRINAGAR, from the coding sequence ATGAGAACATTGACCAAAAAATACTTTTTTGCTTTTACTCTCCTCATCATTGGAGCTGTATCGCTCTCAGGATGTGGGTTCAAGTCTACCCCACCCCAAGGCTATAAAGTGAATCTGGAAGTATGGGGTGTCGTAGATGATTCCGACGCATATAGCGAGCTCTTTGCGCAGTACAAGAGCATCAACCCCTATATAGGAAGTATCATCTATCGAAAGATGTCTGCTGAAACATACCAGGAAGATTTGCTCAATGCACTTGCATCAGGGAATGGGCCAGATATTTTCATGATTCGCAATGCATGGAGAAGTACGTTCGAAGACAAAATTGTTCCAATGCCAGATTCTTCTGTCGCAGAGAAGTTTTATCGTGATTCGTTTGTGGATGTGGTAGCCGATGATTTCATCAGCAAGAATCAGATTTATAGTGCTCCGCTTTCTGTCGATTCGCTCGGACTGTATTATAACAAAGACTTGTTCAACGCTGTCGGTATCGTCAATCCTCCAACGACATGGGAAGAAGTAGTGGATATGGTTGGTAGATTGAATCGTGTCGACAAATTCGGAAACATCATTCAGTCCGGTATCGCACTTGGGACAGGGGACAACATCAATCGCTCTTCTGATGTTTTACTCACGCTTATGCTTCAGAAATATGTTGATATAGGAAATACTCAGGGAGGAAGAGTTTCTTTTGCCGATCTGAAAGCGGAGTCTGCTCTCGCATTCTACAATCAGTTTGCTGATATTCGATCACGCGTCTATTCGTGGAACCCTCGTTTGCACTATTCTGTAGATGCCTTCTATGAAGGGACGCTCGGTATGATGCTCAACTATTCTTGGAGATATGATGAGTTGAAGAAAAAGAACTCCAAATTTAATTTTGGTGTTGCACCATTGCCACAGTTCGCCGGAGAAAAGCCAGTGAACTTTGCGAATTATTGGGGTTTTGTTGTTGCCAAGAACAAGACCATTCTCGCTGATCAGTCAACGACCGTCGATGCTTTACAACAAAATACACTCCGTATACATGAGGCCTGGCAATTCATCCGGTATATGACATTTCCTCATACGAACAATATGATGACACTGACGAATGGATTGGCAAATACATCCAAAGATTTCACGCTTACTTTTGATCCTGCAAAGAAATATCTCGAAAAAACAAGAAAGCCAGCAGCAAGACGAGATCTGATCAGTACACAGAAAACAGACAGTGCCCTTGCTCCATTTGCATTCGGCAATCTCATTGCGAAGAACGGGTACCAGGGAAGTCCAGAGACCGTTACCTCGGCATTGCTCGAAGCTATCAATGCAGTCAATAGAGGAGAAACTCGTATGAATGAAGCATTGTCACTTGCTACCAATCGTATTAATGCCGGAGCACGGTAA
- the infB gene encoding translation initiation factor IF-2, translating into MTEETLEEQVSEPIPLKKIALPSSVTVKKLSEILQLPVAAVITELMKNNILATINEEIDFDTAGIIASDLGFDAEHAEEKIEAGQLTVEGLNKILDEEKNSGKNLSPRPPIVTILGHVDHGKTTLLDTIRKANVAGGEAGGITQHISAYQVKKHKQLITFVDTPGHEAFSAMRKRGLSIADIAILVVAADDGVRPQTKEVIQYLKEHKLPVIVAINKIDKPDARPDRVKQELAEHGILFEEWGGDTMCTEISAKSNINIDKLLDNILLLAEVEDFRSDQKRDGLAIVLESNLDPQKGPVATVLIRTGTLKVGQDVVAGGAFGRIRRIEDFTGRSIEKADPSVPATLYGFNTPPQVNDIVQVVTGKGINRSKHKETGTVKMNKIQDDDSEKKKVPFILKADVQGSLEAIEQILGAITSDEVALELIFSGVGAITESDIRTAESAHALVIGFNSEPTPVAKRMAEGSGVQIETYNIIYKLVEAVKERLTSMLTPEIVRTDSGRLSVLAVFKTGKHDMIVGGRVSEGKMLRGSLIEIKRDDEIVGSGKMMNLQQNKQNADEVNQGNECGVVFEGNMKIAVGDTLICYKEESKKRTL; encoded by the coding sequence ATGACTGAAGAAACACTCGAGGAACAAGTATCCGAACCAATACCTCTCAAAAAAATTGCTCTCCCCTCCTCTGTAACGGTCAAGAAATTGAGCGAAATTTTGCAATTGCCAGTAGCAGCCGTCATTACCGAACTCATGAAAAATAATATCCTCGCAACTATCAACGAGGAGATTGATTTTGATACTGCAGGCATCATCGCATCAGACCTCGGGTTTGACGCGGAACATGCTGAAGAGAAAATCGAAGCCGGACAACTCACGGTAGAAGGACTAAACAAGATTCTTGATGAAGAAAAAAATTCTGGAAAAAACCTCTCTCCTCGCCCACCGATTGTCACAATCCTCGGTCATGTCGATCATGGCAAGACCACTCTCCTCGATACGATTCGCAAGGCAAACGTCGCAGGAGGTGAGGCTGGTGGTATCACTCAGCACATCAGTGCGTATCAGGTGAAGAAACACAAACAACTCATCACCTTTGTCGATACACCAGGACACGAAGCGTTTTCTGCTATGCGTAAACGCGGACTCTCTATTGCAGACATCGCCATCCTCGTCGTCGCTGCTGATGATGGTGTCCGTCCTCAGACCAAGGAAGTCATCCAATACCTCAAAGAACACAAACTCCCCGTCATCGTCGCTATCAACAAAATCGACAAACCAGATGCGAGACCAGATCGCGTCAAACAAGAACTCGCCGAACACGGCATCCTCTTCGAAGAATGGGGTGGTGATACGATGTGTACCGAAATCAGTGCCAAAAGTAACATCAATATTGACAAGCTTCTCGACAATATTCTGCTTCTTGCTGAAGTCGAAGACTTTCGTTCTGATCAAAAACGTGATGGACTCGCTATCGTTCTCGAATCCAATCTCGATCCACAAAAGGGTCCTGTCGCCACTGTCCTCATTCGTACCGGTACACTGAAAGTCGGTCAGGATGTCGTCGCGGGTGGCGCCTTTGGTCGTATTCGTCGTATCGAGGATTTCACCGGAAGAAGCATCGAAAAAGCCGATCCATCCGTCCCTGCCACCCTCTACGGATTCAACACGCCTCCACAGGTCAATGACATCGTTCAGGTGGTGACTGGCAAAGGTATCAACCGCTCAAAGCACAAAGAAACTGGCACAGTAAAAATGAACAAAATCCAGGACGATGATAGTGAGAAGAAAAAAGTTCCTTTCATTCTCAAAGCTGATGTTCAGGGTTCACTCGAAGCTATCGAACAAATACTCGGTGCTATCACGTCTGATGAAGTGGCTCTCGAGCTTATCTTCTCCGGTGTCGGTGCTATCACAGAATCAGATATCCGTACCGCAGAAAGTGCTCACGCTCTTGTCATCGGATTCAACAGTGAACCAACTCCCGTTGCCAAGCGTATGGCCGAAGGAAGCGGTGTACAAATCGAAACCTACAATATCATCTACAAACTCGTCGAAGCCGTCAAAGAACGACTCACCTCGATGCTCACTCCGGAAATCGTCCGCACAGATTCTGGTCGCCTCTCGGTTCTCGCTGTTTTCAAAACCGGCAAGCACGATATGATCGTCGGTGGACGCGTGAGTGAAGGCAAGATGCTCCGCGGATCGCTCATCGAAATCAAACGTGATGACGAAATCGTCGGCAGTGGCAAAATGATGAACCTCCAACAGAACAAACAGAATGCTGATGAGGTCAACCAGGGAAACGAATGCGGGGTCGTCTTTGAAGGAAATATGAAAATCGCCGTCGGCGACACCCTCATCTGCTACAAAGAAGAATCCAAAAAACGCACGCTCTAG
- the typA gene encoding translational GTPase TypA has translation MEIRNIAIIAHVDHGKTTLTDALMRQTGMVTDASVSMDSNALEQERGITIYAKNAALIWKDTKINIVDTPGHADFGSEVERVLRSIDSVVLVVDAQEGPMPQTRFVLKKSLELGLKPIVVLNKIDKPAARPEEVKEMVYELFLDLGANDEQLDFKTVYAIARQGIAKLTLDGDSENLFPLLDTILEEVAPAKNDIASPFRAQPFNLGYDNFVGRLAIARMYEGKLKVGDNVLMRNGNGKNETSRIVKLFTFRGLARVEATEVEAGDIVMIAGLLTVEIGDTLCVTPDQTLLPAIDIDEPTISLNFVVNDSPFAGREGKFVTNKQLRERLQKELEINVGLRIDFADDHYKVYGRGELHVAILLENMRREGYEVQVSQPQVIIKEVDGVKSEPFEEVTVECPLEVSGTVIEKMGKRKGIMMEMKEGSGGYTRLIFEVPTRGLLGYRGEFMVDTRGEGTLYTRVLGFRPYVGEIKKREEGSMVSMATGKALAFSLNNLQERGTLYISPSTEVYEGMVVGNVTKGTDMTVNPIKGKAMSNMRSSGADEAIKLVPPIEISIERGLEIILSDEYLEVTPHNVRLRKQILSETGRTKAGRKG, from the coding sequence ATGGAAATAAGAAACATCGCAATCATCGCACACGTGGACCATGGCAAGACAACTCTTACTGATGCGTTGATGCGTCAAACAGGCATGGTCACGGATGCGAGCGTCTCGATGGACTCGAATGCTCTCGAACAAGAACGTGGTATCACTATTTATGCCAAGAATGCCGCTTTGATTTGGAAAGATACGAAAATCAACATCGTCGATACACCTGGTCACGCAGACTTTGGTTCTGAAGTGGAACGCGTACTCCGTTCTATCGACAGTGTGGTACTCGTCGTCGATGCCCAGGAGGGTCCGATGCCACAGACGCGTTTTGTGTTGAAAAAATCTCTCGAACTCGGACTGAAACCGATTGTTGTGTTGAACAAAATCGACAAGCCAGCTGCTCGCCCAGAAGAAGTGAAAGAAATGGTCTATGAACTCTTCCTCGATCTTGGAGCGAATGATGAGCAACTCGATTTCAAAACAGTGTATGCTATCGCTCGTCAGGGTATTGCCAAACTCACTCTCGATGGAGACAGTGAGAATCTTTTTCCTCTTCTCGACACGATTCTCGAAGAAGTAGCTCCTGCAAAAAATGATATTGCGAGCCCTTTCCGTGCACAACCATTCAACCTCGGATACGATAATTTCGTCGGACGTCTCGCTATTGCTCGTATGTACGAAGGAAAACTCAAGGTAGGCGACAACGTACTCATGCGAAATGGGAACGGGAAAAATGAGACGAGTCGTATCGTGAAACTTTTCACCTTCCGTGGATTGGCACGCGTCGAAGCGACCGAAGTAGAAGCAGGGGATATCGTGATGATTGCTGGTCTCCTCACGGTAGAAATCGGAGATACGCTCTGTGTCACTCCAGATCAAACACTCCTCCCAGCTATTGATATCGACGAACCGACTATTTCTCTTAACTTCGTGGTGAACGACTCTCCTTTTGCTGGACGCGAAGGAAAATTCGTGACGAACAAACAACTTCGTGAACGTTTGCAAAAAGAACTCGAAATCAACGTCGGACTTCGTATCGATTTTGCTGATGACCATTACAAAGTCTATGGACGAGGTGAGCTCCATGTCGCTATCCTCCTCGAAAATATGCGTCGTGAAGGCTATGAAGTCCAAGTTTCTCAGCCACAGGTCATCATCAAAGAAGTCGATGGCGTGAAATCAGAACCATTCGAAGAAGTGACCGTAGAATGTCCTCTCGAAGTATCTGGTACCGTGATCGAAAAAATGGGCAAGCGGAAGGGCATCATGATGGAAATGAAAGAAGGTTCAGGTGGATACACCCGTCTTATATTTGAAGTACCGACACGCGGACTCCTCGGATATCGTGGAGAGTTTATGGTGGATACTCGTGGTGAAGGCACGCTCTATACTCGTGTCCTCGGCTTCCGTCCATACGTAGGTGAGATCAAGAAACGCGAAGAAGGATCGATGGTTTCGATGGCTACCGGCAAGGCACTCGCATTCTCACTCAACAATCTCCAGGAACGCGGTACGCTCTATATCTCTCCTTCGACAGAAGTGTATGAAGGTATGGTCGTAGGTAACGTCACCAAGGGTACTGATATGACGGTCAATCCTATCAAGGGGAAAGCAATGAGTAACATGCGATCATCGGGAGCTGATGAAGCGATCAAACTCGTACCACCGATCGAAATCTCTATCGAACGTGGACTTGAAATCATTCTCTCAGATGAATATCTCGAAGTGACTCCTCACAACGTCCGTCTCCGTAAACAAATCTTGAGCGAAACAGGACGTACGAAAGCAGGAAGAAAAGGGTAG
- a CDS encoding methyltransferase domain-containing protein, with protein MNAPLAMTFTDPTSIVNALDIQEGDIVADFGCGAGFFSLEFAKRVGSEGKVYAFDILPSSLEAVTSGAKTMNLINVTPKRANLEKENGSGLSPESIDWVLLKDILLQNEKKDIILKEASRILKKGGHMLVMEWNAEDTLVGPDAGIRISPEDLTTLVTAIGLTVEKELPVGGYHYAFVIKK; from the coding sequence ATGAATGCTCCACTCGCGATGACGTTTACTGATCCTACCTCTATCGTGAATGCTCTCGATATACAAGAAGGGGATATTGTTGCTGATTTTGGTTGTGGTGCAGGATTCTTTTCTCTCGAATTTGCCAAACGTGTTGGATCAGAAGGGAAAGTATATGCTTTTGATATACTCCCGTCTTCTCTCGAGGCAGTGACGAGTGGAGCAAAAACGATGAACCTTATCAATGTCACTCCCAAACGAGCCAATCTCGAAAAAGAAAATGGAAGTGGACTTTCTCCGGAAAGTATCGACTGGGTACTTCTCAAAGATATTCTGTTACAAAATGAAAAGAAAGATATTATTTTGAAGGAAGCCTCACGCATCCTCAAAAAGGGTGGGCATATGCTCGTGATGGAGTGGAATGCCGAGGATACGCTTGTCGGTCCTGATGCAGGAATTCGTATCAGTCCTGAAGATTTGACCACGCTTGTGACTGCCATTGGATTGACAGTAGAAAAAGAACTGCCAGTCGGAGGTTATCATTATGCTTTTGTGATCAAGAAATAA
- a CDS encoding DUF4446 family protein, protein MFNFIQTLSPMVLYSILAALLLGEVLLCGFVIGLFIQNRRLKKKLHLFFSGKEAKDLEKVLIDQLNETKALDQEIQELFEISNRLRELAMKSVHKTALIRFNPFKEVGSNQSFCVALLDGKNSGFVISSLHTREGTRVYSKPIVSGEANGFPLTEEEKSAIEQAINPSKKLSHKPIVS, encoded by the coding sequence ATGTTCAATTTTATCCAAACACTTTCACCGATGGTCCTTTACAGTATTCTTGCAGCACTCCTCTTGGGAGAAGTTCTTCTTTGTGGTTTCGTTATCGGGTTATTCATACAAAACAGACGCCTGAAAAAGAAATTGCATCTTTTCTTTTCTGGGAAAGAAGCCAAAGATCTTGAGAAGGTTCTTATCGATCAGTTGAACGAAACCAAAGCGCTCGATCAAGAAATTCAGGAACTCTTTGAAATTTCCAATCGATTACGGGAGCTGGCAATGAAAAGTGTGCATAAAACCGCTCTCATCCGCTTCAATCCATTCAAAGAAGTAGGGAGCAATCAAAGTTTCTGCGTCGCACTTCTCGATGGAAAGAATTCTGGGTTTGTGATTTCTTCTCTCCATACGAGGGAAGGCACGCGGGTCTATTCCAAGCCTATTGTCTCTGGAGAAGCAAACGGATTCCCGCTCACTGAAGAAGAAAAATCAGCCATAGAACAAGCAATCAACCCTTCTAAAAAACTTTCTCATAAACCTATCGTTTCCTAA